The proteins below come from a single Dethiobacter alkaliphilus AHT 1 genomic window:
- the flhB gene encoding flagellar biosynthesis protein FlhB, translating into MHYLSDISLPGTGAGDGVCPDAGGYYPSVQSVLTSRGRLDLQLFAGEGDKTEEATPKRKQEARKKGQVVKSAELNSAVNLLVMTALFMAVGQFLFNHLAQTMLRFLQMDGRLLTPGNLNALTMRAFGDFFLFMAPVFAVSLIAGLAVNYLQVGFLFTTEPLNPQFNRLNPAEGFKKIASKRALFELAKSLLKVLMVGFVAFLFVRGNLENLLATLYQDAAGVWETLRSLSLNLALRIGALFLVLSVLDYIYQRYEHNQNLKMSKQEIKEEHKQMEGDPQLKSQLRERQRSIATQRMMQDVPEATVVITNPTELAVAIRYREDRDEAPTVVAKGAALMAKRIRETAKENNVPIMENKPVARMLYDQVEIGQEIPVDLYQAVAEILALVYKLR; encoded by the coding sequence GACCTGCAGCTGTTTGCCGGCGAAGGTGATAAAACAGAAGAGGCCACGCCCAAGCGCAAGCAGGAGGCGCGGAAAAAAGGACAGGTTGTTAAGTCGGCCGAACTGAATTCCGCAGTAAATCTGCTGGTTATGACCGCCCTGTTTATGGCGGTGGGGCAGTTTCTTTTTAACCACCTGGCACAGACCATGCTGCGCTTTTTGCAGATGGACGGCAGGCTGCTTACCCCGGGAAACCTTAATGCCCTGACCATGAGAGCTTTTGGCGATTTCTTTCTCTTTATGGCTCCCGTGTTTGCCGTTTCCCTCATTGCAGGGCTGGCGGTAAATTACCTGCAGGTGGGCTTTTTGTTCACCACGGAGCCGCTGAATCCCCAGTTTAACCGGCTCAATCCGGCGGAAGGGTTTAAGAAAATTGCTTCCAAACGGGCGCTGTTTGAACTGGCAAAATCTTTGTTGAAGGTATTGATGGTTGGTTTTGTGGCCTTTCTGTTTGTTCGCGGAAACCTGGAGAATCTTTTGGCCACGCTTTACCAGGATGCCGCAGGCGTCTGGGAGACTCTGCGCTCGTTGTCTCTTAATCTGGCGCTGCGGATTGGGGCTCTGTTTCTGGTGCTGTCGGTGCTGGATTATATCTATCAGCGCTATGAGCATAACCAGAATCTGAAGATGAGCAAACAGGAGATAAAAGAGGAACACAAGCAGATGGAAGGGGATCCACAGCTTAAATCTCAGCTGCGGGAGCGTCAGCGCAGCATTGCCACGCAGCGCATGATGCAGGATGTGCCGGAGGCTACGGTGGTAATCACCAACCCCACCGAACTGGCTGTGGCCATCCGCTACCGGGAAGACCGGGATGAGGCCCCCACAGTGGTGGCCAAAGGGGCGGCCCTGATGGCTAAGAGAATCAGGGAAACGGCCAAAGAAAACAATGTTCCCATTATGGAAAACAAGCCGGTGGCGCGGATGCTTTACGATCAGGTGGAAATCGGGCAGGAAATCCCGGTGGACCTCTACCAGGCGGTGGCGGAAATTCTGGCGCTGGTCTATAAGTTACGCTAA
- the flhA gene encoding flagellar biosynthesis protein FlhA translates to MLQNADMFVAAAVIAVVMIIIIPIPPLLLDILLTFSIAFALITILLTLFTTETLQFAVFPSLLLVVTLFRLSLNISTRLILSRGEAGNVIAAFGSFVAGSNYAVGLIIFIIITVIQFVVITNGAGRVAEVAARFTLDAMPGKQMSIDADFNAGLIDEHEARSRRKNLQSEADFYGAMDGASKFVRGDAIAGIVIVMVNILAGFAIGMIQQGMDLEQAIQTYILLTVGDGLVTQIPALLVSAAAGMLVTRSASEGSFGEDLSKQILGFPRVMILTSAILLILGLVPNIPTWPFMMLSAATGFAAYTLLDEEKIEQERLQAAEAREEEKPAPPENVLNLLAVEPLEIEIGYSLIPLTDSGHGGDLLDRITASRRQCALELGIVVQPIRIRDNLQLPPNTYIFKLKGNEIARGELRPGYYMAMNPLEGDTPTDLDGFPTREPTFGLPAVWIPAEKKDEAEMAGYTVVDVTTVMITHLTETIKTFAHDLLGRQEVKSLIDLVKEKQPAVIDELLPDLLTVGEIQKVLKNLLRERVPIRDLVTIFETLADYARSTREIDLLTEYVRQSLGRTICNLYAEEGKLYVISLDPRLEQKLADSLQVTAHGSYPVMDPQATQNIISDLSVRADQELMQGRQPLVLTSSRIRLPFKRLTERFLPNLVVLSFNEIVPGVEVESVGMVSQG, encoded by the coding sequence ATGCTGCAAAACGCCGATATGTTCGTAGCCGCTGCGGTGATTGCCGTGGTGATGATTATCATCATCCCCATCCCGCCTCTGCTGCTGGATATTTTACTTACTTTCTCCATCGCTTTTGCCCTTATTACCATTCTTTTGACTTTGTTTACCACCGAAACTTTGCAGTTTGCCGTTTTTCCATCACTGCTTTTGGTGGTGACGCTGTTTCGCCTGTCGCTGAATATCTCCACCCGGCTGATTTTGAGCCGCGGTGAGGCGGGCAACGTGATTGCCGCTTTCGGCAGTTTTGTGGCCGGCAGCAATTATGCGGTGGGTTTGATTATTTTCATCATTATTACGGTAATTCAGTTTGTGGTTATCACCAACGGCGCCGGCCGGGTGGCGGAAGTGGCGGCCCGGTTCACCTTAGATGCCATGCCCGGAAAACAAATGAGTATCGATGCCGATTTTAATGCCGGGCTCATTGATGAGCACGAAGCGCGGTCCCGCCGCAAAAATCTGCAGTCGGAAGCAGATTTTTACGGAGCCATGGATGGTGCCAGTAAGTTTGTGCGCGGCGATGCCATTGCCGGGATTGTCATTGTGATGGTAAACATTTTAGCCGGGTTTGCCATCGGTATGATTCAGCAGGGCATGGACCTGGAGCAGGCAATCCAGACCTATATTCTGCTGACGGTGGGTGACGGCCTGGTGACGCAGATTCCGGCGCTTTTGGTTTCGGCGGCGGCGGGCATGCTGGTAACCCGTAGTGCTTCCGAGGGCAGTTTCGGGGAGGATTTGTCCAAGCAAATCCTGGGTTTTCCCCGGGTGATGATTTTAACCAGCGCGATTTTATTAATTTTAGGATTGGTTCCCAATATTCCTACCTGGCCCTTTATGATGCTTTCGGCGGCCACCGGTTTTGCCGCCTACACTTTGCTGGATGAAGAAAAGATAGAGCAAGAGCGCCTGCAGGCGGCGGAGGCCCGGGAAGAAGAGAAGCCGGCACCGCCGGAAAATGTCCTGAACCTGCTGGCGGTGGAACCGTTGGAGATAGAAATCGGCTACAGCCTGATACCGCTCACAGACAGCGGCCACGGCGGCGATCTTTTAGACCGGATTACCGCCAGCCGACGGCAGTGTGCTCTGGAGCTGGGGATTGTGGTGCAGCCCATCCGGATCCGGGATAATCTGCAGCTGCCGCCCAATACTTATATTTTTAAGTTGAAAGGCAATGAAATAGCCCGCGGCGAACTGCGCCCCGGTTACTATATGGCCATGAATCCGCTGGAGGGGGATACTCCCACCGATTTGGACGGCTTCCCCACCCGGGAGCCCACCTTCGGCCTGCCGGCGGTCTGGATTCCCGCTGAAAAGAAGGATGAGGCGGAAATGGCCGGCTATACCGTGGTGGATGTAACCACGGTGATGATTACCCATCTGACTGAAACCATTAAAACATTTGCCCATGATTTGCTGGGACGCCAGGAAGTTAAGTCCCTTATTGATCTGGTAAAGGAGAAACAGCCTGCAGTTATTGACGAATTATTGCCGGATTTGCTGACCGTGGGGGAAATACAGAAGGTCTTGAAGAATCTATTAAGAGAACGGGTACCGATTCGCGATCTGGTCACAATTTTTGAAACGCTGGCAGATTACGCGCGCTCCACCCGGGAGATTGATCTGCTCACCGAATATGTGCGGCAGTCCCTGGGGCGCACCATCTGTAATCTGTACGCTGAGGAAGGTAAACTTTATGTGATTTCCCTGGATCCGCGGCTGGAGCAGAAACTGGCGGATTCTCTGCAGGTTACCGCCCATGGATCTTATCCGGTTATGGATCCCCAGGCCACTCAGAATATTATCTCTGACCTCTCGGTGCGGGCCGATCAGGAACTGATGCAGGGCCGGCAGCCTCTGGTGCTTACCTCATCGAGAATCAGGCTGCCCTTCAAGCGTTTGACAGAGAGGTTTTTACCTAATCTGGTAGTCCTCTCTTTCAATGAAATAGTCCCCGGTGTGGAAGTAGAATCAGTTGGGATGGTGAGTCAAGGGTGA
- the flhF gene encoding flagellar biosynthesis protein FlhF, whose protein sequence is MKIKKYCVDTVQEGMLQIKKELGPEAVIIESRKVREKGFRGLFAPVKVEITAAVDTPVRQQPVAAARQPDRQEERLQSEISELKQMVNQLVSRQQKQNIEEKGPFYRWMQRLIDNDVDPALAQQILTEIHEDFAAENALSDEVVELILQKKVREHLRTADVPDTSRVLTFVGPTGVGKTTTLAKLAARFALYHNKQVGMITIDSYRIGAVEQLRTYADITGMPIEVVMTPKDMTQALERLADREIILVDTAGRNAKNSMQVSELAVFMEALPAPETFLVLSATTKTRDLQQIIAKFSKVNFNRLIFTKLDETETFGALLNVANTSNLPITYLTTGQNVPDDIENATADKLAKLILGVEQNV, encoded by the coding sequence GTGAAGATTAAAAAGTATTGCGTTGACACCGTACAAGAGGGAATGCTCCAGATTAAAAAGGAGTTGGGGCCCGAAGCGGTTATTATTGAAAGCCGCAAAGTACGGGAAAAGGGGTTCCGTGGGTTGTTTGCACCGGTTAAAGTGGAGATTACGGCGGCGGTGGACACGCCGGTGCGCCAGCAGCCGGTGGCGGCGGCGCGCCAGCCCGATAGGCAGGAAGAGCGGCTGCAAAGTGAAATCAGCGAGTTGAAACAGATGGTGAATCAATTGGTAAGCCGGCAGCAGAAACAAAACATAGAGGAAAAAGGGCCGTTTTATCGTTGGATGCAGCGGCTCATCGACAACGATGTGGATCCGGCACTGGCGCAGCAGATTCTAACGGAAATTCACGAAGACTTTGCCGCCGAAAATGCTCTTTCCGATGAAGTGGTGGAATTGATTCTGCAAAAGAAAGTAAGGGAACACCTGCGCACCGCAGATGTGCCGGATACTTCCCGTGTTCTTACCTTTGTGGGCCCCACCGGTGTGGGAAAGACCACCACGCTGGCCAAACTGGCGGCGCGTTTTGCTCTGTATCATAACAAACAGGTGGGCATGATTACCATTGATAGCTACCGTATCGGGGCGGTGGAGCAATTGCGCACTTACGCCGATATTACCGGTATGCCCATTGAGGTGGTTATGACGCCTAAAGATATGACCCAGGCACTGGAGAGGCTGGCGGATCGGGAAATTATTCTGGTGGATACCGCAGGCCGTAATGCTAAGAATTCCATGCAGGTCTCCGAGTTGGCCGTCTTTATGGAAGCGCTGCCGGCGCCGGAAACTTTTCTGGTGTTGAGCGCCACCACCAAAACCAGAGATTTGCAGCAGATTATCGCCAAGTTCAGCAAAGTAAACTTTAACCGACTGATTTTCACTAAGCTGGACGAAACTGAAACTTTTGGAGCACTCTTAAATGTGGCCAATACCAGTAACCTGCCCATTACATACCTGACCACGGGACAAAATGTCCCCGACGACATCGAAAACGCCACAGCCGACAAACTGGCAAAATTGATTCTGGGGGTTGAGCAGAATGTTTGA
- a CDS encoding MinD/ParA family protein: MFDQAERLRQLALGANERRKIIKQKKIPRVITVTSGKGGVGKTNLVVNLAIALSRLGKRVAVLDADLGLANVDIILGLLPLHNLQDVVKGTKMMEDIIITGPEGIKIIPGGSGLAEMANLSPAQRDRLLQSLMDLENAADILLIDTGAGLSRSVLSFVSAADELIVITTPEPTSITDAYGIIKVVSKLRVHQKIKLVVNQVRDHQEGTVIAERFAEVSQKFLQVDVEFLGEICSDGQVVRAVKQQQPLVTLFPRARATKDVENIAGKLLDIMPGKPRGISGFLSRFTKMMEK; the protein is encoded by the coding sequence ATGTTTGATCAGGCGGAGCGTTTACGACAGCTGGCTTTGGGCGCCAATGAACGGCGAAAAATTATTAAGCAAAAGAAAATCCCCCGGGTTATTACCGTTACCAGCGGAAAAGGCGGGGTGGGTAAGACCAACCTGGTGGTTAATCTGGCCATCGCCCTTTCCCGGTTGGGTAAGCGGGTCGCCGTTTTGGATGCGGATTTGGGCCTGGCCAACGTTGATATTATCCTGGGCCTTTTGCCGCTGCATAATTTGCAAGACGTGGTCAAAGGCACGAAAATGATGGAGGATATTATTATCACCGGACCGGAGGGAATAAAGATAATCCCCGGCGGATCCGGACTGGCGGAAATGGCCAACCTTTCCCCGGCGCAGCGTGACCGTTTGCTGCAAAGCCTGATGGATTTGGAAAACGCCGCCGATATTTTGCTCATCGATACCGGCGCCGGTTTGTCCCGCTCTGTACTCTCCTTTGTTTCCGCCGCCGATGAATTAATTGTGATAACCACTCCGGAGCCCACCTCCATCACCGATGCTTACGGTATTATCAAGGTGGTCTCCAAACTGCGGGTGCATCAGAAAATAAAGCTGGTGGTAAACCAGGTGCGGGATCACCAGGAAGGAACAGTTATTGCCGAACGGTTCGCCGAAGTAAGTCAGAAGTTTTTACAGGTGGATGTGGAATTTCTGGGAGAGATCTGCAGTGACGGGCAGGTTGTGCGCGCGGTTAAGCAGCAGCAGCCTTTGGTTACGCTGTTTCCCCGGGCCCGTGCAACCAAAGATGTGGAAAATATCGCCGGAAAGCTTTTGGATATCATGCCTGGGAAACCACGCGGCATCAGCGGTTTCTTGAGCCGCTTTACCAAAATGATGGAAAAATAA